The nucleotide sequence TCCTCTTATTTATTTTACTAAAAGAGCTATTAAACTAAATCACGAGTTTTTAGCAGATCAAGGGGTTTTAAATAAAGGTATTGTACCTTCTACATACCAACAAATAGTATTAGCATTTTCATCTTCAGATACATCTTCTGAACTATCAAGTGCTATTAATTATTCATCCATTAAAAAACGATTCACTATCATGAAAACTAAAACATCAAAACACACTTTCTTGTTTAGAAGTTTAATTCTTCTTCCTTTATTAGCAATCACCTTATATAGTTTTAGTAATAAAGTTATTAAAGAAAAAGAAATACTTAAAGAGAAAGTTATGAATGCATCTCTTAACGTTTTAGAAGCTCAACCAAAAAACAATCAAGCTCCTGAAAGATTAATGCAAGAATACAGAGAATTCATAATAGATTTTCAAAAAACTAACATTATTAAAAATGATAAATACAAACGTGCTAAAGTTATTTACTATAATTTAATGTCAGACACACAAAGAGCATCTGTTGCAGAACTACCTAAAAGGATCATAGATTTTGAAGGGCGTTTAGCTGAAACAAAAGAAAAAAAGCCTAATAAGGAAGTTTTTAATTTATGGAAGGATAAAAAAAATTATGCATTATGGTTAGATAATAAAGTTATTGATAACTCAGAATTAAATAATTTAAGTAATAATGACATTGCTTATTACACAGATAATTTTGTTTATAAAAATGCACGTAGTAATAAGTTTCCACAATCACATCAAGTTCATCTTTATACTCCAAATGGGTTTGATAAAATTTACAAAAAATCAACTATCAATGCTTATAATAAATTATCAAAAACTTACTCAGAGAAACTATCAAAGTACCTTAAGGGAAATCGTTCAGATAATTCAGAATTAAAAATTTTATACTATCAAGGTGAAGCTCTATATACTAAGATTTCTAAAAAAGATATAGAGAAATATGATATCCGTCCTTTGACTGCTGTTCCAACTCAACAAAAATCTCAAAAGAAGGCTTCTAAAAAACAAGCCGCTTACAAAGTTTTAAAAACACCAAATAAGGATATTGTATTGCTTGATCACTGGTACATCACTATTAATGGTGAGAGATATTATTATCCATACAAAGGTGACCTTAAAAAGTATTACGATAAAAACGGAAATGAAGTCTCTTTAGATGTTATAAAAGAATACAAAAGCATGTATAATTTGCTCGAGCAACTCAAAAATAAAACTCCGCATTATGTATACAAGCCTAAAGTAGAGCAAGAAGAAATGGATCGAATATATTCTGATTTAGGAGGCATGTATTTTAGAATGTTAAGAGCAGATAAAAGTAAGGTTATTCGTCCAAAAAACCCTGTATACCCATATGTTCGCCTTAAAAAAGATGGAAAAGTTACTTATAAAAAAAGAGACGAATTAACTACAGAAGACAAAGCTTTACTACCAAAACTTCCACCACCTGCTTTTTATCCTAATAACAAATCAAAAGCAAAAGGAGGTCCAAATAATACTTATGAAAATGAAAACTATAATATCGTAAGCAGCACGCAACAAGCAACTCCAGAGCAAGTAAAAGAATACGAAAAATTAGTAAACATTTATAGTAAACATATAGAAGTAGATTTCTCAATCAAATTAAAAGATATGTCACGTATTAAATATATATATGATTTAATGTCTACTTCACAAAAAAAGACTGCTACACCTTATCCGCAATCACCTCCTTCATTAAGTATTTTTATTACTAATGACGGTAAATACTTGATTAACGAGAAAGAAACAAGTTTAGTCGAAATTGAAAATATAATTAAAAAATTCTCTAAAAATGAGTTAAATAAAGCTTTTGTTTTTACAGGTAAAAATGATGGTCAACGGTATAAAGATTATTATAAACCTTTAAGAAAATCAACTAATACTAAAATAAGAAGTTTAGATGAAACCTATATCAGTATTTATTCGGATGAAATCAAAAAATCTAAAGATATGCTTGGGCACAATCTCACAAAAAGAGGGTATGATATAAATGGAAATAACAAATATAGAGTTGTAGAACTAGCATTTACCAATCCTGAGCTTACATCATACACTATTGAATTAGCAAAATTATTAGAACGAAATGGCATAAAAAACATAGCTTATTAATTAGTTGAAAATAATTTAAGAAAGAAAGTTATCTTGAATATAAGAAATAACAACCGTGTTTAAAAAACCTCACAAAAATATTAATAGAGATAAAAGTGTATTATATACATTGACAGAAATATTCTCCTTAAGGCAGGTTTAATAAAACAAGTAGATAAATATAGTCATGGTAGATTTGATCAATAAATTAAAAAATATGAAGGAATATCACTCTTTCAACAGCAAAGTGTTTTGTTTGTTATTTTTATATCTTTTATTAGCATGTGAAAAAAGTAACCAACAAGCCACACATTTTGCGCAAACATTAAATAACACTGTTTCCATTAGCAATAATGTTAACGATTCAATTAGTATCTCGGTTAAGCTGAAAAGTGATGAAGAATTCGGGTTTAACATTCTTGATAAGTACTTTAAAAGTCATTTTGTTTACTTTCCAAATAAAAAAAAGAGAGATACTACTATAACCAAAAAAATACCAAGAACATTCAACAATCAAATCTTTACTTATGGAGGTTTTTATAAAGGAGATCCCAAACTTTATAAAAATTACTATGTAGTTGACAAGCAAATTAATCGTTTAGATTTTGAAAAAAATAAAGGTGATGTTAACCTAATTTACCCTGATAGTGAGCAAATTATTGCTACTACTTTATTTTTAGATTATGAGCAATTAAATACAGAAATCCATCAATCTAAAGGGAATAATAAAAAACTGAATGAAGAGAATTTAATAAAAATATATGATTCTTATAAAGAAAAATATATGTCAGAAAATAAGTTATTGCTAAACGAATTAAACCAAACGTATTTCATTTATACACTGCAAAAAATATATCCTTTTGATGAAAGAATTGATACTTATATAAAAAACATTAAAAAACCCCAGGTAATTAATAAATATATTAATAAGCTATTTGTCGATTACATAAAAAACAGGATACATCAGCCTGATTTCAATCAATTCTTATACTCAAACAAGTTTTCAGATGAGTTTAAAAGATTATTGTCTATTGGAATGTTCAATTTCTTAAGATTAAAAGAGAATAAAACAAGTGTAAAATATAAATCAGCTAAAGAATGGCTAAGAACAACTAATTTATACAAAAACGATTCCGTATACATTAAAAAAGAAATCACACCGCTTAATAATACATTATTTAAAGAACGATTAAATAAATTAAAGCTTGTTGATTCGCTTGAAAAGGAAATTTCTTTTTCTAAGCTCTTAAAACAGCATCCTTCATCTTATTATTTAATCGATTTTTGGGCAACCTGGTGTGCACCTTGTATTCAAGGCATTCATACGATGAAAACATTGGATATGCCTAAAAATGTCAAGGTAATTAGCTTGAGTTTAGATAAGATAAAGGATAAAGAAAAATGGAAGGCTAAAACAAAAGAGTTGGAACAACCCATTACCTATTGGTTGGATGATACAAACGAAGACGTTATATCTTTTTTAAAGTTTATAGAAATACTATCTATACCACGTTATCTTGTAATAGATAAAAACATGAACTTAATAGATCCAGCGTTTTATGCTCCTCACCAATCTCAATTTTTATCAAAATTACAAAGTGTTAAAAATCATAAGTATTGGTAAACAGTAAAATTACTTATGTATGAGTTAGACATAAAACTTGAATGTCTTTAAATGATCAAGTATTTTTAATGAACAACCTCGATACAGAACGTTAGAGGGCATAAGTTAAATAATTATGTTTTTATATCTCTTAAAATCCAGTTTTTGCTTAGCTATATTTCTAGCATTTTATAAACTCTTTTTAGAAAAAGAAAACATTCATTTCTTTAAACGCTTTTATTTATTAACTGCTATTGTACTGGCGTTTAGTATTCCTCTAATCACATTTACTACCTATATAGAGCCTATAGCTGTTACTCCTTTAGAGCTTGACACAACAATAACATTTAATAATACTACAACAGACGCTTTAGTTCAGTCTTCTAGTAATAATTACTGGTCTGTTATTTTATGGAGCATATATGCCTTAGGAGTAATCTTATTTGGTATTAAGTTTATTAAAAACCTCTTTTCTCTTATCCATAAAATAAAACGCAATCCTAAATATAAAAAAACATCCGATATTACTAATGTTCTATTAAAAGACGATGTGACACCACATACTTTTTTAAGATACATATTTTTTAATAAACACAAGTTCGAAACTCAAAAAATACCTCAAGAAGTATTCTGGCATGAAGAAACTCATGCTAAACAAAAACACTCTATTGATGTCTTAATTATTGAATTTTTACAAGTGATATTTTGGTTTAACCCTCTCATTTATTTTACTAAAAGAGCTATTAAACTAAATCACGAGTTTTTAGCAGATCAAGGGGTTTTAAATAAAGGCATTGTTCTCTCTACATACCAACAAATAGTATTAGCATTTTCATCTTCAGGTACATCTTCTGAATTATCTAGTGCTATTAATTATTCATCCATAAAAAAACGATTTACGATTATGAAAACAAAAACATCAAAAGGAGCTATTTGGCTGAGAAGTTTAGTTCTTCTACCACTATTAGCATTAACGCTTTATAGTTTTAGCAATAAAATTGAAATTGAAAATGATCTATTAAAAGGAAATAAAACAGATCAAACTCAGAATAAACTTATTGAAGAAAATATTTTAAATAAAGCTGAAAATTTAAAAGACAATTTTTTAATATACATAAATCATAAAGGACAATATATAGTTAATAGAGAAGCTTTAACATTACAATCTATAAAAAATAAGATTAGTGCTCTATCAAAAAAAGAATTGAATCTTAGAGTCAAATATAGTAGCCCTGTTAAAAATATAGAAGATGTAGTAGAATTATTAAAGAATATAAAAGATTTAAAAGTAAATTCAACAATATACCATCAAGTTACAGAAGATATTCAAACTAAAAAAGCAAATGAGATTAATGAACTACTAGAAACTATTGGAAATTTAAAAGTTGTTTCAATAAACATACCTACCCCAAAAATGCCAGTTGATTTTATCATTAACGATAAAATCAAAAAAACATTAAATCAAGATAAAGCTACTCCAAAGCAAATTGCAGAATATAATAAATTAGCTAAGTATTACAATTCACAGAATCCCAACAATATTGTATTTAAATACAAAGATCTTAATCGTGTTTATAAACTTTATAATTTAATGTCCGAAGTACAGAAAAAAAATGCAGAGCCTTTACCTAATTTTCCGCCACCGCCACCGCCTTTAAGGCCCTCTGAAAAAAACTCAAAAAAATATGCTAGCAAACCACTAAAAGGTATTCCACTTCCAAAATTACCTAAAAATCCAACACAGCAAGAAAAGAAGGCATATAATAAAGCTCTTGAGGAGTATAAAAATCAAGGTTATGGCTATACTTATACATATAAAAATAATAATGGAAAAATAGTAGATGCTACTGTTATTACTAGTGATGTTGCACCTCCACCACCGCCAGCTAGAAAAAGACCTCCACCACCTCCACCTCAGATAATTAAAGAAAATAAAAATGAACCTAATCCACCAAAAGTGCCAGAACCTCCTCAAATTATTGAGGTTAGGGAAATAAAAAAGAGTTCAAAACTTCCAGAAGTAATTGAAGTTAGAGAAGTAAAAAAAGATTCAAAACTCCCTGAAGTAATTGAAGTTAAAGAAGTGAAAAAAAACTCAAAGCTTCCAGAAGTAATTGAAATTAAAGTAATAAAAAAGAATCAAAAAAAATTACAAAGTGAACAAGTCATAGAACAAAAATTAGTTTTAGCTGAAAAAAATGCAAAATTTAATGAAAAACAAAAAATCACAGAACTAAAAAATATTGCTCAAAAGCAAAGAAAAGAAAGATTGTCAAAAGAG is from Flavobacteriaceae bacterium and encodes:
- a CDS encoding TlpA family protein disulfide reductase; this encodes MVDLINKLKNMKEYHSFNSKVFCLLFLYLLLACEKSNQQATHFAQTLNNTVSISNNVNDSISISVKLKSDEEFGFNILDKYFKSHFVYFPNKKKRDTTITKKIPRTFNNQIFTYGGFYKGDPKLYKNYYVVDKQINRLDFEKNKGDVNLIYPDSEQIIATTLFLDYEQLNTEIHQSKGNNKKLNEENLIKIYDSYKEKYMSENKLLLNELNQTYFIYTLQKIYPFDERIDTYIKNIKKPQVINKYINKLFVDYIKNRIHQPDFNQFLYSNKFSDEFKRLLSIGMFNFLRLKENKTSVKYKSAKEWLRTTNLYKNDSVYIKKEITPLNNTLFKERLNKLKLVDSLEKEISFSKLLKQHPSSYYLIDFWATWCAPCIQGIHTMKTLDMPKNVKVISLSLDKIKDKEKWKAKTKELEQPITYWLDDTNEDVISFLKFIEILSIPRYLVIDKNMNLIDPAFYAPHQSQFLSKLQSVKNHKYW